One Octopus sinensis linkage group LG21, ASM634580v1, whole genome shotgun sequence DNA segment encodes these proteins:
- the LOC115222754 gene encoding tachykinin-like peptides receptor 86C isoform X1 — MFLPRLEQNFLTVLYSLTTFVSISGNILSIIVFAKGKKCKTDIKPYLLNLAVADLIMGIFWYPFIFILIFKNELASHPVFCTLVSYLQSFSVNMSSFMNVAIGVDRLIAVLFPLKYRITTSRSRPTIALIWLLSAATSSVPLFFIRIEKVNQGGKNHVICISDWENSSHYFIYVWVMSICTSFLPFTMLTVTYAILANFLWKRITPGNENQIRDQLATRAKIKDDLKELLKKARSFPCIRSTNDRRRLNYGEEK, encoded by the exons ATGTTTCTGCCTCGTCTAGAGCAAAATTTTCTAACAGTTCTTTACAGTTTAACAACATTTGTTTCAATTTCTggtaatatattatcaataatagtcTTCGCCAAAGGTAAGAAATGTAAAACGGACATTAAACCTTACCTTCTCAATTTGGCAGTTGCTGATCTTATCATGGGAATATTCTGGTATCCATTCATCTTCATATTAATCTTTAAAAACGAATTGGCTTCACACCCGGTCTTTTGCACTCTGGTTAGTTATCTTCAGTCATTTTCTGTAAACATGAGTTCCTTCATGAATGTGGCGATTGGTGTTGATCGACTTATCGCTGTTTTGTTCCCACTAAAATATCGGATAACGACGTCTAGATCTAGGCCTACAATCGCCCTGATCTGGTTGTTGTCGGCAGCAACATCTTCCGTACCCCTTTTTTTCATCAGAATTGAAAAAGTTAACCAAGGTGGAAAAAACCATGTGATATGCATAAGTGACTGGGAAAACTCGTCGCATTATTTCATTTACGTGTGGGTGATGAGCATTTGTACTAGCTTCCTGCCTTTTACTATGCTAACTGTAACTTACGCAATACTTGCTAACTTCTTGTGGAAGAGGATAACACCAGGAAATGAGAACCAGATTAGGGACCAGCTGGCCACAAGAGCCAAAATAAag GATGATTTAAAAGAACTGCTGAAGAAAGCACGGTCCTTTCCATGCATAAGATCAACAAATGATCGTCGGAGATTGAACTACGGCGAAGAGAAATAA
- the LOC115222755 gene encoding RYamide receptor-like isoform X2, whose amino-acid sequence MSSFTNMAIGVDRLIAVLFPLKIRITSSRSSCMIALIWLFSVAIASAELFVARVAEAYFEGDIVLVCGEIWEKASHGSIYWWMNIVFVCFIPFIVLTVTYSILANVLWKRRAPGNADTSRDQLALRAKRKVVKMLLTIVVMFGVCWMPLSILILFLEYHYELALKPGSKLISIYISLHWLAMAHSFVNPIIYGFMNDNFRDDLKNLFKKLRLLSSVRSASTTYTS is encoded by the exons ATGAGTTCCTTCACGAATATGGCGATTGGTGTCGATCGACTTATCGCTGTTTTGTTCCCACTTAAAATTCGCATAACGTCGTCTCGATCCAGCTGCATGATCGCCCTCATCTGGTTGTTCTCGGTGGCAATAGCTTCCGCAGAGTTATTTGTGGCCAGAGTTGCGGAAGCTTACTTCGAAGGAGACATCGTTCTGGTATGCGGCGAGATCTGGGAAAAAGCGTCACATGGTTCGATTTACTGGTGGATGAAcatcgtttttgtttgtttcattcctTTTATTGTTTTAACGGTGACTTACTCAATACTTGCTAATGTCTTGTGGAAGAGGAGAGCACCAGGAAATGCAGACACGAGCAGAGATCAGCTGGCCTTAAGAGCCAAAAGAAAG GTTGTAAAAATGCTACTGACCATTGTAGTCATGTTCGGTGTATGTTGGATGCCTTTAAGTATATTAATCTTGTTCCTCGAGTACCATTATGAACTAGCTTTGAAGCCCGGTTccaaattaatatctatatatatttccctaCACTGGTTAGCCATGGCCCACTCTTTTGTGAACCCTATCATCTATGGCTTCATGAATGATAATTTCAGA GATGATTTAAAAAATCTCTTCAAGAAATTACGACTCTTATCGTCCGTAAGATCAGCATCAACAACATATACGTCATAG
- the LOC115222754 gene encoding tachykinin-like peptides receptor 86C isoform X2 → MFLPRLEQNFLTVLYSLTTFVSISGNILSIIVFAKGKKCKTDIKPYLLNLAVADLIMGIFWYPFIFILIFKNELASHPVFCTLVSYLQSFSVNMSSFMNVAIGVDRLIAVLFPLKYRITTSRSRPTIALIWLLSAATSSVPLFFIRIEKVNQGGKNHVICISDWENSSHYFIYVWVMSICTSFLPFTMLTVTYAILANFLWKRITPGNENQIRDQLATRAKIKVVKMLFVIVVLFGLCWMPITIAQLILIHKG, encoded by the exons ATGTTTCTGCCTCGTCTAGAGCAAAATTTTCTAACAGTTCTTTACAGTTTAACAACATTTGTTTCAATTTCTggtaatatattatcaataatagtcTTCGCCAAAGGTAAGAAATGTAAAACGGACATTAAACCTTACCTTCTCAATTTGGCAGTTGCTGATCTTATCATGGGAATATTCTGGTATCCATTCATCTTCATATTAATCTTTAAAAACGAATTGGCTTCACACCCGGTCTTTTGCACTCTGGTTAGTTATCTTCAGTCATTTTCTGTAAACATGAGTTCCTTCATGAATGTGGCGATTGGTGTTGATCGACTTATCGCTGTTTTGTTCCCACTAAAATATCGGATAACGACGTCTAGATCTAGGCCTACAATCGCCCTGATCTGGTTGTTGTCGGCAGCAACATCTTCCGTACCCCTTTTTTTCATCAGAATTGAAAAAGTTAACCAAGGTGGAAAAAACCATGTGATATGCATAAGTGACTGGGAAAACTCGTCGCATTATTTCATTTACGTGTGGGTGATGAGCATTTGTACTAGCTTCCTGCCTTTTACTATGCTAACTGTAACTTACGCAATACTTGCTAACTTCTTGTGGAAGAGGATAACACCAGGAAATGAGAACCAGATTAGGGACCAGCTGGCCACAAGAGCCAAAATAAag GTTGTAAAAATGCTGTTTGTAATTGTTGTCCTTTTCGGTTTATGTTGGATGCCTATCACTATAGCTCAACTGATCCTCATACACAA AGGATGA
- the LOC115222755 gene encoding RYamide receptor-like isoform X1, with the protein MALFCIPFTLMVVLFHIWFLSPAMCTLVLFLQVFSVTMSSFTNMAIGVDRLIAVLFPLKIRITSSRSSCMIALIWLFSVAIASAELFVARVAEAYFEGDIVLVCGEIWEKASHGSIYWWMNIVFVCFIPFIVLTVTYSILANVLWKRRAPGNADTSRDQLALRAKRKVVKMLLTIVVMFGVCWMPLSILILFLEYHYELALKPGSKLISIYISLHWLAMAHSFVNPIIYGFMNDNFRDDLKNLFKKLRLLSSVRSASTTYTS; encoded by the exons ATGGCATTATTCTGTATTCCATTCACCTTAATGGTGGTGCTTTTTCACATATGGTTTTTATCCCCGGCCATGTGCACCCTGGTTTTGTTCCTTCAGGTATTTTCTGTAACCATGAGTTCCTTCACGAATATGGCGATTGGTGTCGATCGACTTATCGCTGTTTTGTTCCCACTTAAAATTCGCATAACGTCGTCTCGATCCAGCTGCATGATCGCCCTCATCTGGTTGTTCTCGGTGGCAATAGCTTCCGCAGAGTTATTTGTGGCCAGAGTTGCGGAAGCTTACTTCGAAGGAGACATCGTTCTGGTATGCGGCGAGATCTGGGAAAAAGCGTCACATGGTTCGATTTACTGGTGGATGAAcatcgtttttgtttgtttcattcctTTTATTGTTTTAACGGTGACTTACTCAATACTTGCTAATGTCTTGTGGAAGAGGAGAGCACCAGGAAATGCAGACACGAGCAGAGATCAGCTGGCCTTAAGAGCCAAAAGAAAG GTTGTAAAAATGCTACTGACCATTGTAGTCATGTTCGGTGTATGTTGGATGCCTTTAAGTATATTAATCTTGTTCCTCGAGTACCATTATGAACTAGCTTTGAAGCCCGGTTccaaattaatatctatatatatttccctaCACTGGTTAGCCATGGCCCACTCTTTTGTGAACCCTATCATCTATGGCTTCATGAATGATAATTTCAGA GATGATTTAAAAAATCTCTTCAAGAAATTACGACTCTTATCGTCCGTAAGATCAGCATCAACAACATATACGTCATAG